From a single Bacillus pumilus genomic region:
- a CDS encoding sensor histidine kinase yields MEMFKDFLLHVSFILFPIFLYHALWLSRTPAHFPKTNKLLITAFASISSALCIMYPVGSILDLQTGLQSIPLVLAILYGGYTAGIATILISSLVKFVMYGSFLWIGLIVVPIYFFIPFLFYRKWRQYPKLKKLMYGVLIGLSKGFFIYIGLFAVSLMEYSPAFIMQQKFLELFFSTLYYIFFLVLSIYSIEFIKENAQMRTQLVQSEKLTIVSELAASVAHEVRNPLTVVRGFIQLLFSSDNAKEPSTNKDYKNLVLSELDRAQDIITSYLDIAKQNYYQIESLNLSQLLEECASLMTSYANFKSVTIHQSIEPDLYIQGDETKIKQVLINLIKNAIEAAPEHEGKIELFASKDNHKICLYFVDNGVGMTESQMKKLGEPYYTLKNKGTGLGLTVTFSIIENHHGTIRFKSSLQSGTTVTVKFPEDTRRK; encoded by the coding sequence ATGGAAATGTTCAAGGATTTTCTGCTCCATGTATCTTTTATTCTATTTCCAATCTTTTTATATCATGCGCTATGGCTAAGCCGGACCCCTGCTCATTTCCCAAAAACGAATAAGCTGCTCATCACAGCATTCGCATCCATCTCTTCAGCACTATGTATCATGTATCCAGTTGGTTCGATTTTAGACTTGCAGACTGGGCTTCAATCTATTCCTCTTGTACTTGCGATTTTATACGGAGGATATACTGCAGGGATCGCCACCATCTTGATAAGTTCCCTGGTCAAATTCGTGATGTATGGCTCTTTCTTATGGATTGGACTCATTGTTGTACCGATTTACTTTTTCATCCCCTTTCTGTTCTACCGGAAATGGCGTCAATACCCGAAGCTGAAAAAGCTGATGTATGGAGTGCTTATCGGTTTATCAAAAGGATTCTTTATTTACATTGGACTGTTTGCAGTCAGCTTAATGGAATACAGCCCAGCCTTTATTATGCAGCAAAAGTTCCTTGAGTTATTTTTCTCAACCCTTTACTACATATTCTTCCTTGTGCTAAGTATCTATTCCATTGAATTCATCAAAGAAAATGCACAAATGAGAACACAGCTTGTCCAATCTGAAAAGCTAACCATTGTAAGTGAGCTCGCTGCAAGCGTCGCCCATGAGGTGCGCAATCCGCTGACAGTCGTGAGAGGCTTTATCCAATTGCTCTTTTCTAGTGACAATGCAAAAGAGCCGTCAACCAATAAAGATTATAAAAATCTCGTTCTGTCTGAGTTAGACCGGGCGCAGGATATTATCACGAGTTATCTTGACATTGCAAAACAAAACTATTATCAAATTGAATCTCTGAATCTATCTCAATTACTCGAGGAATGTGCATCCCTGATGACATCCTATGCGAATTTCAAATCGGTCACGATTCATCAATCCATTGAACCAGACTTATACATTCAAGGTGATGAAACGAAGATCAAGCAAGTCCTGATTAATTTAATCAAAAATGCGATTGAAGCAGCCCCAGAACACGAAGGGAAAATTGAACTTTTTGCTTCAAAAGACAATCATAAAATATGCCTTTATTTCGTGGATAACGGTGTCGGTATGACAGAAAGTCAAATGAAAAAGCTTGGCGAACCATATTACACCTTGAAAAATAAAGGGACTGGACTAGGGCTGACAGTGACATTTTCTATCATTGAAAATCATCATGGAACTATTCGTTTCAAAAGCTCGTTGCAATCTGGGACAACCGTCACTGTGAAGTTTCCTGAAGATACAAGAAGAAAATGA
- a CDS encoding kinase-associated lipoprotein B, which translates to MTNIQIGQVVKGFYKTGVYVGEVTAVKPSAYLVQVKAVLTHPTQGDLHHPKEADVPFFQERRALAYREQTNIPHHMVKPYDGGIPDYQVSLKEAVEKLKQTLRVDDSKWAEKSRACLSSLEKDYFPEDAR; encoded by the coding sequence ATGACAAACATTCAAATTGGACAAGTTGTGAAAGGATTTTATAAAACAGGTGTTTACGTTGGGGAAGTGACAGCAGTGAAACCATCGGCCTATCTCGTTCAAGTAAAAGCCGTTCTGACACATCCCACTCAAGGCGACTTGCATCATCCAAAAGAAGCAGACGTGCCTTTTTTCCAAGAAAGACGGGCTTTGGCCTATCGTGAACAGACGAATATCCCTCATCATATGGTAAAGCCTTATGATGGCGGCATACCAGATTATCAAGTATCACTAAAAGAAGCCGTAGAAAAATTAAAACAAACACTCCGTGTGGATGATTCCAAATGGGCTGAAAAATCAAGAGCATGCCTATCTTCTCTCGAAAAAGATTATTTTCCAGAAGACGCCCGCTAA
- the kapD gene encoding 3'-5' exonuclease KapD translates to MEQKTVLVVDFEFTMPDGKYHPQNFFPEIIEAGVVKAADETIIDTFSSYVKPKKFPKLTKRCKSFLGITQQDVESGISFEAFIEKLVLLDEGEDCEIITWGNMDMKVLKQNCMLNHITFPFKGKLRDLAFEYKTFFGDRTLTGLRKAAKEYGSEGAGKHHKALDDAMTTYQLLTLFEKDRAYVENPQTTKIGELIDFSHFFDSAD, encoded by the coding sequence GTGGAACAGAAGACGGTGCTTGTGGTCGATTTTGAATTTACGATGCCTGATGGAAAGTATCATCCGCAAAATTTTTTCCCTGAAATCATTGAAGCTGGGGTAGTGAAAGCGGCGGATGAAACGATCATAGACACGTTCTCTAGCTACGTCAAACCGAAAAAGTTCCCCAAGCTGACAAAGCGCTGTAAATCTTTCCTCGGTATTACGCAGCAGGATGTAGAGAGCGGAATTTCCTTTGAGGCTTTTATCGAGAAGCTCGTGTTACTTGATGAGGGAGAGGATTGTGAGATTATTACGTGGGGCAATATGGACATGAAGGTGCTGAAGCAAAACTGTATGCTCAATCACATTACCTTTCCTTTTAAGGGGAAGCTGAGGGATCTTGCCTTTGAATATAAAACCTTTTTTGGTGATCGCACACTGACAGGGCTTCGCAAAGCGGCAAAGGAATACGGAAGCGAAGGAGCTGGTAAGCATCATAAAGCACTTGATGATGCCATGACGACTTATCAGCTGTTAACCCTTTTTGAAAAAGACAGAGCCTATGTGGAAAATCCGCAAACAACTAAAATTGGTGAGCTGATCGATTTCTCACACTTTTTTGATTCGGCTGATTAG
- a CDS encoding MFS transporter, protein MWFVNFFVSASITMIVPFLSLYIESLDSSYSNEFVQRWSGYVFGVTFLTAFLISPIWGRIGDRHGYKKILLINGIGIATSILLMGLVQTVYQLFALRLFMGLVTGFISTSMALISAQTEKATAGKTLGTMQMSNVAGGLFGPLMGGFMADSVGFIYTFFLTAAVIYVSAIVIIFGVKEQPIRSKEAKRVSYSRKDVLVHIFKQPLLVVTMLLTFITQVGNFSIQPLLALYIHDLHGPVNLAFYAGLAFSATGLGNLLFTRKWGDLGDRIGHDKVLLALLILSSILFIPQAMADSYVMLVIYRFLYGMALGGIIPCTTAYIRIKAPASMQGEVLGYNVSFRFLGNVVGPVIGGIVASHYGIPAVFYVTAGIFLFGALFLWAVRSHAKAKERGV, encoded by the coding sequence ATGTGGTTTGTGAACTTTTTTGTATCGGCTAGTATTACAATGATCGTCCCTTTTTTATCACTTTACATAGAATCTCTTGATAGCAGCTATTCAAATGAATTTGTTCAAAGGTGGAGCGGCTATGTCTTTGGGGTCACGTTTTTAACAGCCTTTCTGATTTCTCCGATTTGGGGACGGATTGGTGACCGTCATGGCTATAAAAAGATTTTGCTCATTAACGGGATTGGAATTGCAACAAGCATTCTATTAATGGGGCTTGTGCAAACCGTTTATCAACTATTTGCACTGCGGCTTTTCATGGGGCTTGTCACAGGTTTTATCTCGACTTCAATGGCACTGATTTCTGCACAGACGGAAAAGGCAACTGCAGGTAAAACCCTTGGAACGATGCAGATGAGTAATGTCGCCGGAGGATTGTTTGGTCCATTGATGGGCGGATTCATGGCAGACAGCGTCGGATTTATTTATACCTTTTTCCTCACAGCAGCTGTCATTTATGTATCAGCGATTGTGATTATTTTCGGAGTGAAAGAACAGCCCATCCGTTCAAAAGAAGCAAAGCGCGTGTCTTACTCACGGAAGGATGTGCTCGTTCATATTTTCAAACAGCCTTTGCTTGTGGTCACAATGCTTTTAACGTTTATTACACAAGTAGGGAACTTTAGCATTCAGCCACTTTTGGCTTTATACATTCATGATTTACACGGTCCGGTGAATCTCGCTTTTTATGCAGGGCTTGCGTTCTCTGCAACTGGACTTGGCAATTTGCTCTTTACGCGTAAATGGGGAGATCTCGGAGATCGAATTGGTCACGACAAGGTGCTGCTTGCCCTTCTCATCCTCTCCTCTATTTTATTTATCCCGCAAGCGATGGCGGATTCCTACGTGATGTTAGTCATTTACCGTTTTCTATACGGGATGGCACTTGGCGGGATTATTCCTTGTACGACGGCGTATATTCGGATTAAAGCACCTGCCTCTATGCAAGGGGAAGTACTCGGATACAATGTCAGCTTCCGCTTTCTTGGGAATGTCGTCGGCCCGGTGATTGGCGGCATTGTAGCGAGTCATTACGGGATTCCAGCTGTCTTTTATGTCACTGCCGGCATTTTTCTGTTTGGCGCGTTATTTTTATGGGCGGTACGCTCGCATGCGAAGGCAAAAGAAAGGGGTGTCTGA
- a CDS encoding transglycosylase domain-containing protein, with protein MARKLKKVSDLMFRAIIGWLLLAALIPLFVLTFYLSKEEAASVKPVNEVLDQKIKLEKIDFSQNSYMYDRDGSLISEIVSNDENRVFVKYDKIPDHVKELFLRSEDRNFYDHKGIDFMGVVRALASNVKSHGISQGASTITQQLSRNLYLSHERSFTRKFTELLYSYELERKFSKDEILESYLNTIYFSNGVYGVGSAAHYYFDKPLSSLTLAQMAFISAIPNNPTLYDPLKQFKHTKKRQERLLGILKKDGVITKKQYKKAVKEKISLSLSEKKNLYPDYVTYANEEFTDLVADQEGFTKRLKKAKTDGAKKAIQKELSEKVSALLQDGVKIYTALDPSLQQRAVYQLNAQLPYQGVEGGSAVINHQTHQIVALAGGKNYKKFDFNYAYQAQRQPGSAIKPLLDYGPYIDQTGATASSKISAGKFCSSGYCPQNYSHKTYGTVTLETAFKNSYNTPAIRMLDTVGVKKGFSYLEKFSFEHIVADDYRLPSALGGFTKGFSPLEITDAYTVFGNQGTYTQSHSITKVTDLNGKTLYKWKESPKQVYSQRTNDTMRKLLSSVVKSGTGKKANFNSPYIGGKTGTSNDYKDIWFVGLTDQYTMGVWVGRDRGTVESIYRSSPHLRIWKNTMQYAR; from the coding sequence ATGGCTAGAAAATTGAAGAAAGTGAGTGACCTCATGTTTCGTGCAATAATTGGTTGGTTATTACTTGCTGCCCTCATCCCATTGTTTGTTCTGACTTTTTATCTATCAAAGGAAGAAGCTGCAAGTGTAAAGCCTGTTAACGAAGTGCTTGATCAAAAAATCAAGCTGGAAAAGATAGATTTTTCCCAAAACAGTTATATGTATGACCGAGATGGTTCTCTCATCTCCGAGATCGTCTCAAACGATGAGAACCGAGTGTTCGTAAAGTACGATAAAATTCCTGATCATGTGAAGGAGCTGTTCCTCCGCTCAGAGGACCGAAACTTTTATGACCATAAAGGCATTGACTTTATGGGAGTTGTGCGTGCGCTTGCCTCAAACGTTAAAAGCCATGGCATTAGCCAAGGCGCAAGTACGATCACACAGCAGTTATCCCGTAACTTATATTTAAGCCATGAACGATCGTTCACCCGAAAGTTTACAGAGCTGCTCTATTCCTATGAATTAGAGCGAAAATTCTCGAAAGATGAAATTCTCGAAAGCTATTTAAATACGATTTATTTCAGCAATGGCGTTTACGGTGTCGGTTCTGCAGCTCATTACTATTTTGATAAGCCGCTTAGTTCTTTAACGCTTGCACAGATGGCATTTATCTCTGCCATCCCAAACAACCCAACACTTTATGACCCATTAAAGCAATTCAAGCACACGAAGAAACGCCAAGAACGACTTCTTGGTATTTTGAAAAAAGATGGCGTCATCACCAAAAAGCAATACAAAAAAGCCGTTAAAGAAAAAATCAGCCTCTCATTAAGTGAGAAGAAAAACCTTTACCCTGATTATGTGACATATGCCAATGAGGAATTTACCGATCTTGTGGCGGATCAGGAAGGCTTTACAAAACGCTTGAAGAAGGCCAAAACAGATGGAGCGAAAAAGGCCATACAAAAAGAATTATCTGAAAAGGTGAGTGCCCTCCTTCAGGATGGCGTAAAGATTTATACGGCACTTGATCCTTCCTTACAGCAACGAGCCGTTTATCAGCTCAATGCACAATTGCCTTACCAAGGCGTAGAAGGCGGATCTGCGGTCATTAATCATCAAACGCATCAAATTGTCGCACTTGCTGGTGGAAAGAACTATAAGAAGTTTGATTTCAACTACGCCTATCAAGCGCAAAGACAGCCTGGTTCTGCGATTAAGCCGCTCTTAGACTATGGTCCTTACATTGACCAAACCGGTGCAACGGCTTCAAGCAAAATCAGTGCTGGCAAGTTTTGCAGCAGCGGATATTGTCCGCAGAACTATAGCCATAAAACATATGGAACCGTCACACTTGAAACAGCCTTTAAAAATTCTTACAATACCCCTGCGATCCGAATGCTGGATACAGTCGGTGTCAAAAAAGGCTTCAGCTATTTAGAAAAGTTCTCATTCGAACATATCGTAGCAGATGATTATCGCCTTCCTTCTGCACTTGGCGGATTTACGAAGGGCTTCTCACCGCTAGAAATAACAGATGCGTATACCGTCTTTGGCAATCAAGGCACTTACACGCAAAGTCATTCGATTACAAAGGTAACAGACTTAAACGGTAAAACACTTTACAAGTGGAAAGAGTCGCCGAAGCAAGTGTATTCTCAGCGTACGAATGACACAATGCGTAAACTGCTTTCTTCCGTTGTAAAAAGTGGAACAGGGAAAAAAGCGAATTTCAATTCCCCTTACATCGGTGGTAAAACAGGAACATCCAATGACTACAAAGACATTTGGTTTGTTGGACTGACAGATCAATATACGATGGGGGTATGGGTTGGTAGAGACCGAGGAACGGTTGAATCAATTTATCGCTCAAGCCCGCACTTACGTATATGGAAAAATACGATGCAATACGCCAGATAA
- a CDS encoding thiol-disulfide oxidoreductase DCC family protein: MHSTHPPHLILFDGVCNVCSGAVQFVIKRDPNERMMFASLQSDAGQRILKENGLPLDEFNSFIYIEEGTLYTKSTGILKAARHLKGIYRWSYLLLAIPRPIRDWLYERMAKNRYKWFGQKTSCMMPTPDIQKRFLS; encoded by the coding sequence ATGCATTCAACACATCCACCCCATTTAATTTTATTTGACGGTGTCTGCAACGTGTGCAGCGGCGCTGTTCAATTTGTCATTAAGCGTGATCCGAATGAGCGAATGATGTTCGCTTCATTACAATCAGATGCAGGGCAACGGATTTTAAAGGAAAATGGTTTGCCTTTAGATGAATTTAATTCATTCATTTATATTGAAGAAGGCACCCTTTATACAAAATCAACAGGTATCTTAAAAGCTGCGCGTCATTTAAAAGGGATCTACAGATGGAGCTATTTACTCCTTGCCATTCCGCGACCTATCCGCGATTGGCTTTATGAGCGGATGGCGAAAAATCGCTACAAATGGTTCGGCCAAAAAACATCTTGTATGATGCCTACACCTGATATTCAAAAACGGTTTCTTTCATAA
- a CDS encoding YufK family protein: MKNTYLTGYFPLISILLFSSAFSIFTVGITTDFLTQAGILKGMLEFFSEQGIRLALFAAFALVYFMILSALKLIADTVLELALLFFAKDPEGENLKKIRIASVVYLFASLLAFLLTQQLILLVGLFALASLVYFIWVVVRIYQSLSMLNLIGFMMFILLFWATFLIGILYLFIKLYNSVMASLPA, translated from the coding sequence ATGAAAAATACATATTTGACTGGATATTTTCCACTGATTTCAATTTTACTATTCAGCTCTGCTTTTTCGATTTTTACAGTAGGAATCACGACTGATTTCTTGACTCAAGCAGGTATTTTAAAAGGGATGCTGGAATTTTTCTCAGAACAGGGCATTCGTCTTGCTCTCTTTGCCGCTTTTGCACTTGTTTATTTTATGATTTTATCTGCCTTAAAACTGATTGCAGATACGGTGTTAGAGCTAGCACTGCTCTTTTTTGCGAAAGATCCTGAAGGGGAGAACTTAAAGAAAATTCGGATTGCATCCGTTGTTTATTTATTTGCCAGCTTGCTGGCATTTCTATTGACGCAGCAGCTGATTCTGCTTGTCGGACTATTTGCGTTAGCAAGTCTTGTTTATTTCATCTGGGTTGTGGTTCGCATTTATCAATCGCTTTCCATGCTGAATTTAATTGGATTTATGATGTTTATTTTGCTGTTTTGGGCTACGTTTTTAATCGGCATTTTGTACTTATTTATTAAGCTTTATAACAGTGTTATGGCGAGTCTGCCTGCTTAA
- the malK gene encoding malate sensor histidine kinase MalK, with protein MKKTLRLQTRLTIFVCIVVLISLCITFFTIWSETAKNIHQQERDIALSTAKMVAEAPITAKSLEENQSYSALRQYTTKVQRITKTEFVVVMDMNGIRKTHPNPQKIGKPFAGGDEKPALQGKEHISTASGTLGRSMRAFVPVYDQDGKQLGAVAVGITLKEIDLIIHQSLLPLYFVTSLSLLSGIIGALIVARKVKKIMFGLEPDEIATLLKERSAMLESTKEGILAVDQHGKIKLANAEAKRLFHNMGIKVDPREQDVQTLLPSSGLKQVIDTRKPLLDRDVRMNGLELVFNEVPITVKGEIVGAIATFRDKTEVKHLAEQLSGVKMYANALRAQSHEFMNKLHVILGLVQLKNYDDLGTYIKDIAIYQQTETNEIINHVKNSVLAGFLLGKQSYIREQGATLEVICSTQVPNSEDPAVTHDLITVIGNLLNNALDAVSHTQTKNISISFRYVHEQLHIEITDTGVGLTKEEQDMMFDQGFSTKGEDRGFGLYFVDQSIKKLNGHLIVTSEKGEGTTFSLRIPYKQKEDSHD; from the coding sequence GTGAAAAAAACATTAAGATTGCAAACACGGCTGACGATTTTTGTTTGTATCGTTGTCCTGATCTCCCTTTGTATTACATTTTTTACGATCTGGTCGGAAACAGCTAAGAACATTCATCAGCAAGAGCGTGATATCGCCCTCTCCACTGCCAAAATGGTCGCAGAGGCTCCGATTACAGCGAAATCATTAGAAGAAAATCAATCCTATTCAGCACTGCGTCAATACACAACAAAAGTTCAGCGAATCACGAAAACCGAATTCGTTGTTGTGATGGATATGAATGGCATCCGTAAAACTCATCCAAACCCGCAGAAGATCGGGAAGCCGTTTGCTGGCGGTGATGAAAAACCAGCATTACAGGGTAAAGAACATATTAGTACGGCTTCTGGAACACTTGGCAGATCCATGCGTGCGTTTGTTCCTGTGTATGATCAAGATGGAAAACAACTCGGCGCTGTCGCAGTAGGGATTACGTTAAAGGAAATTGACTTGATTATTCATCAAAGCCTACTTCCTCTCTACTTCGTCACATCGCTTAGTCTTCTTTCTGGAATCATCGGCGCACTCATTGTGGCACGAAAAGTGAAGAAGATTATGTTTGGACTAGAGCCAGATGAGATTGCCACATTATTAAAAGAACGAAGCGCCATGCTAGAATCAACAAAAGAAGGGATTCTTGCGGTCGATCAGCACGGTAAAATTAAGCTGGCCAATGCTGAAGCCAAACGGCTCTTTCATAATATGGGCATTAAGGTTGACCCTAGAGAACAAGATGTTCAGACCCTCCTCCCTTCAAGCGGTTTAAAGCAAGTCATTGACACACGCAAGCCGCTGCTTGACCGTGATGTGAGAATGAACGGACTGGAGCTCGTCTTTAACGAGGTGCCGATCACGGTAAAGGGTGAGATTGTCGGAGCGATTGCCACCTTCCGTGACAAAACAGAAGTCAAACACTTGGCTGAGCAACTAAGCGGGGTCAAAATGTATGCAAATGCCCTCCGTGCTCAGTCACATGAATTTATGAACAAACTGCATGTCATTTTAGGATTGGTTCAGCTCAAAAATTACGATGACCTTGGCACCTATATCAAAGATATTGCGATCTATCAGCAAACAGAAACAAATGAAATCATCAACCATGTGAAAAACTCTGTTTTAGCAGGATTTTTATTAGGAAAACAAAGCTACATTAGGGAACAAGGTGCGACCTTAGAAGTAATATGCAGCACACAAGTCCCAAATTCAGAGGACCCGGCCGTGACGCATGATCTCATTACCGTCATTGGCAACCTGTTAAATAACGCACTCGATGCGGTTTCTCATACTCAGACAAAAAACATCTCGATCTCATTCCGATACGTCCACGAGCAGCTTCATATTGAGATTACGGACACAGGTGTTGGTCTCACAAAAGAAGAACAAGACATGATGTTTGATCAAGGCTTTTCAACAAAAGGAGAAGACAGAGGATTCGGGCTCTACTTCGTTGACCAAAGCATTAAAAAATTGAACGGGCATTTGATTGTCACGAGTGAAAAAGGAGAAGGAACGACCTTTAGTCTCCGCATTCCGTATAAACAAAAGGAGGATTCACATGATTAA
- a CDS encoding response regulator, with product MINVLIVEDDPMVGELNKRYLTQIDGFELKGIATSFEQALNILKKEAIHLVLLDIYMPGQNGLALLSEIRKQNHSVDVIVISAANEVDVVQQTMRNGAVDYLIKPFEFERFQSALAEYKRKHALYQTMNSISQNDLDAKLFHKKAEAEKVLLPKGLTKSTLKLIWTSIQSFGHQAFTTEDLANHTEISQVSIRKYLKFLEDIEVVDVEMAYGTIGRPVFQYKLSTSNMNLIQQYL from the coding sequence ATGATTAATGTGTTAATAGTAGAAGATGATCCAATGGTTGGGGAGCTGAACAAACGCTACCTGACCCAAATAGATGGCTTTGAATTAAAAGGAATCGCCACCTCTTTTGAACAGGCCCTGAATATTTTAAAAAAAGAAGCCATTCACCTTGTGTTGCTCGATATTTATATGCCTGGACAAAATGGACTGGCTCTATTATCAGAAATTCGCAAGCAAAATCATTCTGTTGATGTTATTGTCATATCAGCCGCCAATGAAGTCGACGTAGTCCAGCAAACGATGCGAAACGGAGCCGTTGATTATTTAATCAAGCCCTTTGAGTTCGAACGATTCCAATCAGCACTGGCAGAATATAAACGAAAACATGCCTTGTACCAAACGATGAACAGCATCTCACAAAATGATTTAGATGCGAAGCTCTTTCATAAAAAAGCAGAAGCGGAAAAAGTCCTTCTGCCAAAAGGCCTGACAAAAAGTACACTCAAACTCATCTGGACAAGTATTCAATCATTCGGTCATCAGGCTTTCACGACCGAAGACCTAGCCAACCATACAGAAATCTCTCAAGTCTCCATTAGAAAATACTTGAAATTCCTTGAGGACATCGAAGTAGTTGATGTCGAAATGGCATACGGGACAATTGGACGCCCTGTTTTTCAATACAAACTTAGTACAAGCAATATGAATTTGATTCAGCAATATTTATAA
- a CDS encoding BMP family lipoprotein, whose amino-acid sequence MKKRKIGLALSLVVAAGTILGACGNSGSNSGESKKDKDQFTVAMVTDVGGVDDKSFNQSAWEGLQAFGKDNNLKKGKNGFDYLQSKSDADYTTNLNTLAREKFDLIYGIGFLMEDAISEIADQRKKNHFAIVDAVVKKDNVASIVFNENEGSFLVGVAAALSTKSNKIGFVGGVDSELVRKFEVGFRAGVEAANPKAKVEVKYAGAFDKADIGKATAESMYKSGVDIIYHAAGGTGTGVFTEAKNLKKADPNRKVWVIGVDKDQYDEGKVPGTKQSVTLTSMVKKVDTAVQDLTTKAKEDKFPGGEVITYGLKEGALDISPSQDNLSKDVLKKIEEWKQKIIKGEIKIPATRDELKDFKA is encoded by the coding sequence TTGAAGAAGCGCAAAATTGGACTTGCATTGTCCTTAGTCGTAGCAGCAGGAACCATCCTTGGAGCATGCGGCAACTCTGGCTCAAACAGCGGTGAAAGCAAAAAAGATAAAGATCAATTCACTGTTGCAATGGTAACTGACGTCGGTGGTGTCGATGACAAATCGTTTAACCAATCCGCTTGGGAAGGTTTACAAGCGTTTGGAAAAGACAACAATCTAAAAAAAGGTAAAAACGGCTTTGATTATTTACAATCTAAATCAGATGCTGACTATACAACAAACTTAAACACACTTGCTCGTGAGAAATTCGATCTAATTTACGGAATTGGTTTCTTAATGGAAGATGCTATATCTGAAATTGCAGACCAACGTAAGAAAAACCACTTTGCTATCGTTGATGCAGTCGTGAAAAAAGACAACGTAGCTAGCATTGTGTTCAACGAAAACGAAGGATCATTCCTTGTGGGTGTTGCGGCTGCTCTTTCTACAAAATCAAACAAAATTGGTTTTGTTGGCGGCGTTGATTCTGAATTAGTCAGAAAATTCGAAGTCGGTTTCCGTGCAGGCGTTGAAGCAGCTAACCCGAAAGCAAAAGTAGAAGTGAAATATGCTGGTGCATTCGATAAAGCAGACATCGGTAAAGCAACAGCTGAAAGCATGTACAAATCTGGCGTTGACATCATTTATCATGCAGCTGGCGGCACTGGAACTGGTGTCTTCACAGAAGCGAAAAACCTGAAAAAAGCAGATCCTAACCGTAAAGTTTGGGTCATCGGTGTAGATAAAGACCAGTATGACGAAGGAAAAGTACCTGGAACAAAACAAAGTGTCACCCTTACTTCTATGGTTAAGAAAGTAGACACAGCGGTACAAGACTTAACGACGAAAGCAAAAGAAGATAAGTTCCCTGGCGGCGAAGTGATCACATATGGTCTGAAAGAAGGCGCTCTTGACATTTCTCCATCTCAGGACAACCTTAGTAAAGATGTATTAAAGAAAATTGAAGAATGGAAACAAAAAATCATCAAGGGTGAAATTAAAATCCCTGCAACACGTGATGAACTAAAAGATTTTAAAGCTTAA